The Pantoea vagans genome includes a window with the following:
- the purF gene encoding amidophosphoribosyltransferase produces the protein MCGIVGITGFMPVNQSIYDALTVLQHRGQDAAGICTIDALNCFRLRKANGLVSDVFEARHMQRLQGNIGIGHVRYPTAGSSSASEAQPFYVNSPYGITLAHNGNLTNAHELRKHLFEVGRRHVNTTSDSEILLNIFAQELDRFQHYPLEADNIFAAVAAVHQHVRGAYAVVSMIIGHGMVAFRDPNGIRPLVLGKRVIEDGRTEYMVASESVALDTLGFEFIRDVAPGEAVYITEQGQLSTRQCAENPKTNPCLFEYVYFARPDSFLDKVSVYSARVRMGTKLGEKIAREWEDLDIDVVIPIPETSTDAALEIARILDKPYRQGFVKNRYVGRTFIMPGQHQRRSAIRRKLNANRAEFRDKNVLLIDDSIVRGTTSEQIIEMAREAGAKRVYLASAAPEIRFPNVYGIDMPSATELIAHGREVEEIRQLIKADALIFQDLDDLIEAVREENPDIAQFECSVFNGVYVTKDVDQQYLEYLQSLRNDDAKAIQRQNEVEGLELHNEG, from the coding sequence ATGTGCGGTATTGTTGGTATCACCGGTTTTATGCCAGTAAACCAGTCGATCTATGACGCGTTAACGGTGCTGCAGCACCGCGGGCAAGATGCCGCCGGCATTTGTACCATCGATGCGCTTAACTGTTTTCGTCTGCGTAAAGCAAACGGCTTGGTGAGCGATGTTTTCGAAGCACGCCACATGCAGCGTTTGCAGGGTAACATCGGGATTGGTCACGTTCGCTACCCAACGGCGGGCAGCTCCAGTGCTTCTGAAGCACAGCCATTCTATGTCAACTCCCCTTATGGTATTACGCTGGCGCACAACGGTAACCTCACCAATGCGCACGAGCTGCGTAAACACCTGTTTGAAGTGGGTCGCCGTCACGTTAACACCACCTCTGATTCTGAAATCCTGCTGAATATCTTTGCGCAGGAGCTGGACCGTTTTCAGCATTACCCGCTGGAAGCTGACAACATTTTTGCTGCGGTGGCGGCGGTGCATCAGCATGTGCGCGGCGCTTACGCAGTGGTTTCGATGATCATCGGGCACGGTATGGTCGCGTTCCGCGATCCAAACGGTATTCGTCCACTGGTACTGGGCAAACGTGTGATTGAAGATGGCCGCACCGAATATATGGTGGCCTCTGAAAGTGTCGCGCTGGATACCCTGGGCTTTGAGTTCATTCGCGATGTGGCACCGGGAGAAGCGGTGTACATCACCGAACAAGGTCAGCTCTCTACACGTCAGTGTGCTGAGAATCCGAAAACCAATCCGTGCCTGTTCGAGTACGTTTATTTTGCTCGTCCAGACTCGTTCCTGGATAAGGTATCTGTCTATAGCGCGCGCGTGCGCATGGGCACCAAGCTGGGCGAGAAAATTGCTCGCGAGTGGGAAGACCTGGATATCGATGTGGTGATCCCGATTCCGGAAACCTCGACCGATGCTGCGCTGGAAATCGCTCGCATCCTCGACAAACCTTATCGTCAGGGCTTTGTGAAAAACCGTTACGTTGGCCGCACCTTCATTATGCCTGGTCAGCATCAGCGCCGCAGCGCGATTCGCCGCAAGTTGAACGCCAACCGTGCAGAATTCCGTGATAAGAACGTGCTGTTGATCGATGACTCAATTGTCCGTGGCACCACCTCAGAGCAGATCATTGAGATGGCACGTGAAGCGGGTGCAAAACGCGTTTACCTTGCGTCAGCGGCACCGGAAATTCGTTTCCCGAACGTCTACGGCATCGATATGCCGAGCGCCACGGAACTGATCGCTCACGGTCGTGAAGTGGAAGAGATTCGCCAGCTGATCAAAGCTGATGCATTGATTTTCCAGGACCTGGATGATCTTATCGAAGCCGTGCGCGAAGAGAACCCGGATATTGCTCAGTTTGAGTGCTCGGTGTTCAACGGCGTCTATGTGACCAAAGACGTTGACCAGCAGTACCTTGAGTACCTGCAGTCACTGCGTAATGATGATGCGAAAGCGATTCAGCGCCAGAATGAAGTGGAAGGGCTGGAGCTGCATAACGAAGGTTAA
- a CDS encoding ABC transporter permease produces the protein MIDIIQEYWKQLLWTDGYRFTGVAITLWLLILSVVIGGSMAVLLAIARVSPNRFISTPVWLFTYVFRGTPLYVQLLVFYSGMYTLEVVKGSELLNAFFRSGLNCTLLAFTLNTCAYTTEIFAGAIRAVPHGEIEAARAYGFSPFKMYRCIILPSSLRTALPAYSNEVILMLHSTALAFTATVPDLLKIARDINSATYQPFTAFGIAAVLYLIISYVLISLFRKAERRFLAHVKPSSSH, from the coding sequence ATGATCGATATTATTCAAGAGTATTGGAAACAGCTGCTCTGGACCGATGGTTACCGTTTTACTGGCGTCGCCATTACCCTGTGGTTGCTGATTCTCTCCGTGGTGATCGGGGGTTCCATGGCGGTGCTGCTGGCGATTGCCCGAGTGTCACCGAACCGCTTTATTTCGACACCTGTCTGGCTGTTCACCTATGTATTCCGCGGTACACCGCTCTACGTACAGTTACTGGTGTTCTACTCCGGCATGTACACGCTGGAAGTGGTCAAAGGTTCGGAGTTACTCAACGCCTTTTTCCGTAGCGGTCTAAACTGTACGCTGCTGGCCTTTACCTTAAACACCTGTGCCTACACCACTGAAATTTTTGCCGGTGCGATTCGCGCTGTGCCGCACGGTGAAATCGAAGCAGCCCGTGCTTATGGCTTTTCACCGTTCAAAATGTACCGTTGCATTATCCTGCCGTCGTCACTGCGTACCGCACTGCCGGCTTACAGTAATGAAGTGATCCTGATGCTGCACTCCACCGCACTGGCATTTACCGCCACGGTGCCGGATCTGCTGAAAATCGCGCGTGATATTAACTCGGCAACGTACCAGCCGTTTACCGCGTTTGGCATCGCTGCGGTGCTGTATCTGATTATCTCTTACGTGCTGATTAGCCTGTTCCGCAAAGCAGAACGCCGCTTCCTGGCGCACGTGAAACCTTCTTCATCGCATTGA
- the hisP gene encoding histidine ABC transporter ATP-binding protein HisP: MADNKLSVTELHKRYGEHEVLKGVSLQANAGDVISIIGSSGSGKSTFLRCINFLEKPSEGTIAVNNEQINLVRDTDGQLKVSNKEQLRSLRTRLTMVFQHFNLWSHMTVLDNVTEAPIQVLGLSKAEARERAIKYLDKVGIDERARAKYPVHLSGGQQQRVSIARALAMEPEVLLFDEPTSALDPELVGEVLRIMQKLAEEGKTMVVVTHEMEFARHVSNHVIFLHQGKIEEQGSPDELFGNPKSPRLQQFLKGSLK; this comes from the coding sequence ATGGCTGACAACAAATTAAGCGTGACCGAACTGCACAAACGTTACGGTGAACACGAAGTTCTGAAAGGTGTATCACTGCAGGCCAATGCTGGCGATGTGATCAGCATCATTGGTTCGTCCGGTTCCGGGAAAAGTACCTTCTTACGCTGCATTAACTTCCTTGAGAAACCGAGCGAAGGCACCATTGCGGTGAACAATGAGCAGATCAACCTGGTGCGCGACACCGATGGCCAGCTGAAGGTCTCTAACAAAGAGCAACTGCGCTCACTGCGTACCCGTCTGACCATGGTGTTCCAGCACTTCAATTTGTGGAGCCACATGACGGTGCTGGATAACGTCACCGAAGCGCCTATTCAGGTACTGGGACTGAGCAAAGCGGAAGCGCGTGAGCGGGCGATTAAATATCTGGATAAAGTGGGCATCGACGAACGTGCGCGCGCCAAATATCCGGTGCATCTTTCCGGTGGTCAGCAGCAGCGTGTCTCCATTGCTCGTGCGCTGGCGATGGAACCTGAGGTGCTGCTGTTTGATGAACCGACCTCTGCGCTTGATCCTGAGTTAGTGGGCGAGGTTCTGCGTATCATGCAGAAGTTGGCCGAAGAGGGGAAAACCATGGTGGTGGTGACGCACGAAATGGAGTTTGCGCGCCATGTCTCCAATCATGTGATTTTCCTGCATCAAGGCAAGATTGAAGAGCAGGGCTCGCCAGATGAACTGTTCGGCAACCCGAAAAGTCCACGTTTACAGCAATTCCTGAAAGGCTCGTTGAAATAA
- the dalD gene encoding D-arabinitol 4-dehydrogenase translates to MTNQSVWMHIGAGSFHRAHQAWYLHKLREQGDDSWSIALGNIRNDAVPLLNQLAAQQGEYVLETVTPEGERAYETITSLRKILPWDSEISALVQQGAQPETRVIGFTVTEAGYYLTPEHQLDLSQPDVQADLGGDIRTIYGALSRILTQRVAQGGAAVTLLNCDNLRHNGERFREGFLAFLTAKGDSALAEWVRTHTTSPNTMVDRITPRPTPDVAERVKAATGKQDGAAVMAESFIQWVIEDDFIAGRPALENVGVELVKSVLPWEEAKIRILNATHAAIAWAGTLIGLNYIDDSTRHPAIYQLAHDYVTQDVIPSLSPSPLDLADYRDVVLARFSNPYIKDTNQRVGADGLSKIPGMVTPTLRECYQRGVQPTATAAIPALFFLFMQRWANEDLPYTYQDGALQADALRQQFASSEPLQAFLSDSALFAELANDKAFHALVARRVEGLQQWLKQPELAAV, encoded by the coding sequence ATGACCAATCAATCAGTGTGGATGCACATCGGCGCGGGATCATTTCATCGGGCACATCAGGCGTGGTATCTGCACAAACTGCGTGAGCAGGGGGATGACAGTTGGAGCATTGCACTAGGTAACATTCGCAATGATGCAGTGCCGCTGTTGAACCAGCTTGCAGCACAGCAAGGAGAGTACGTACTCGAAACCGTAACGCCGGAAGGGGAACGGGCTTATGAAACCATCACCTCTTTGCGCAAAATCCTGCCGTGGGATAGCGAAATCAGTGCGCTGGTGCAGCAGGGCGCTCAGCCTGAAACGCGCGTGATTGGTTTCACCGTGACCGAAGCGGGCTATTACCTGACGCCAGAGCACCAGCTGGATCTCAGTCAGCCGGATGTGCAGGCCGATCTCGGCGGCGATATTCGGACGATTTATGGCGCACTTAGCCGCATCCTGACGCAGCGGGTGGCGCAGGGCGGTGCCGCAGTGACGCTGCTCAACTGCGACAATTTACGTCACAACGGTGAACGCTTCCGTGAGGGGTTCCTTGCCTTTCTGACCGCCAAGGGCGACAGCGCACTGGCAGAATGGGTGCGTACACACACCACTTCGCCGAACACTATGGTGGACCGTATCACACCCCGCCCAACACCCGATGTGGCGGAGCGAGTAAAAGCCGCCACCGGTAAGCAGGATGGTGCGGCAGTGATGGCAGAATCCTTTATTCAGTGGGTGATCGAGGATGACTTTATTGCGGGTCGCCCGGCGCTCGAAAACGTCGGTGTGGAGCTGGTGAAGTCGGTACTGCCTTGGGAAGAGGCAAAAATCCGCATCCTCAATGCCACCCATGCGGCGATTGCCTGGGCAGGCACGCTGATCGGTCTCAACTATATCGATGACAGCACGCGCCATCCGGCGATTTACCAACTGGCACACGACTATGTGACCCAGGATGTGATCCCTTCACTGTCACCCAGCCCTCTGGATCTGGCCGATTACCGCGATGTGGTGCTGGCTCGCTTTAGCAATCCCTATATCAAAGACACCAATCAGCGTGTCGGCGCTGATGGCTTATCGAAGATTCCTGGCATGGTGACGCCGACGCTGCGCGAGTGCTACCAGCGTGGTGTGCAACCCACGGCAACGGCAGCCATTCCAGCACTGTTCTTCCTGTTTATGCAGCGCTGGGCCAATGAGGATTTGCCGTACACCTATCAAGACGGTGCGCTTCAGGCGGATGCGCTGCGTCAACAGTTCGCCAGCAGCGAACCGTTACAGGCTTTCCTCAGTGATAGCGCGCTGTTTGCGGAGCTGGCCAACGATAAGGCGTTTCACGCGCTGGTTGCTCGCCGTGTCGAAGGGTTGCAGCAGTGGCTGAAACAGCCCGAACTGGCAGCGGTGTAA
- a CDS encoding sugar-binding transcriptional regulator → MSREEKKQELAARAAWMYYVAGVTQQEIAQALGISRQVAQRLVSSAREMGMVSVKIDHPVTHCLQLAREVQEKFALDLCRVVPSANLNDDAIQQMLAVEGAAVMSQFINEEAPQVFGIGSGKTLRSMIDALPWVDRPQHQCVSMIGAIARDDSGTRYDVPLKMAEKMQGKYFFIPAPLYADTPQDKAMWVQHQVYQRVTDRALQADVAFVGIGEVMPGCPLNAEGFITDTQVEALNARGVVGEMLGHFFNQQGERVWGETDELLTSVLLESQTERKIIGFSGSERKYPAIRAALQGGWVSGLVTDEDTALKLLRE, encoded by the coding sequence ATGAGCAGAGAAGAGAAAAAACAGGAGCTGGCCGCACGTGCCGCGTGGATGTATTACGTGGCGGGCGTGACGCAACAGGAGATCGCTCAGGCATTAGGCATCTCACGCCAGGTGGCGCAGCGCCTGGTGTCTAGTGCGCGTGAGATGGGAATGGTGAGCGTGAAAATTGATCATCCTGTTACGCACTGTCTGCAACTGGCGCGTGAGGTGCAGGAGAAGTTTGCGCTGGATTTATGCCGGGTGGTGCCATCGGCGAACTTAAATGATGACGCCATTCAGCAGATGCTGGCCGTTGAAGGTGCGGCGGTGATGTCGCAGTTTATCAATGAGGAAGCGCCACAGGTGTTCGGTATTGGTTCTGGTAAAACCCTGCGCTCAATGATTGATGCGCTGCCATGGGTGGATCGCCCACAACATCAGTGCGTTTCCATGATTGGTGCGATCGCGCGCGATGATTCCGGCACACGTTACGACGTGCCGTTGAAGATGGCCGAGAAAATGCAGGGCAAATACTTTTTCATTCCTGCACCGCTGTACGCAGACACGCCGCAAGACAAGGCGATGTGGGTTCAGCATCAGGTGTATCAGCGCGTCACCGATCGTGCCTTGCAAGCAGATGTGGCGTTTGTTGGCATCGGTGAAGTGATGCCCGGCTGTCCGTTAAATGCCGAAGGATTTATCACCGATACCCAAGTGGAAGCGCTTAATGCGCGTGGAGTGGTAGGCGAGATGCTGGGGCATTTTTTCAACCAACAGGGTGAGCGAGTATGGGGAGAAACCGATGAGTTGCTCACCAGCGTCCTGCTTGAGAGTCAGACCGAGCGCAAAATTATCGGCTTCTCTGGCAGCGAGCGTAAGTACCCGGCGATTCGTGCTGCGTTACAGGGTGGCTGGGTGTCGGGATTGGTGACGGACGAGGATACAGCGCTGAAGCTATTGCGGGAGTGA
- a CDS encoding histidine ABC transporter permease HisQ: MLYGYSEVILKGTLVTLELALSSVVLAVVLGLIGAGAKLSRNRLLAMIFEGYTTLIRGVPDLVLMLLIFYGLQIALNTLTDALGMDQLDIDPMVAGIITLGFIYGAYFTETFRGAFLAVPKGQIEAATAFGFTGSQTFRRILFPAMMRFALPGIGNNWQVILKATALVSLLGLEDVVKATQLAGKSTWQPFYFAIVAGVIYLVFTTLSNGVLWWLERRYTVGVKRAEL, encoded by the coding sequence ATGCTGTATGGCTATTCTGAAGTAATCCTCAAAGGCACCCTGGTGACCCTTGAGCTGGCACTCAGCTCGGTGGTGCTGGCTGTGGTGCTCGGCTTGATTGGCGCTGGCGCCAAACTCTCCCGTAATCGCCTGCTGGCGATGATTTTCGAAGGCTACACCACGTTAATTCGTGGGGTTCCCGACCTGGTGTTGATGCTGCTGATTTTCTACGGACTGCAGATCGCATTGAACACCCTGACCGATGCGTTAGGCATGGATCAGCTTGATATTGACCCGATGGTGGCCGGTATCATCACGCTGGGCTTTATTTACGGCGCTTACTTCACCGAAACCTTCCGTGGTGCATTTCTCGCCGTGCCTAAAGGGCAGATCGAAGCGGCAACCGCCTTCGGTTTCACCGGTTCGCAAACCTTCCGCCGCATTCTGTTCCCGGCGATGATGCGTTTCGCGCTGCCGGGTATTGGCAATAACTGGCAAGTTATCCTTAAAGCCACGGCGCTGGTTTCGCTGCTGGGGCTGGAAGACGTGGTGAAAGCCACGCAGCTGGCAGGGAAAAGTACCTGGCAGCCGTTCTACTTCGCGATTGTCGCGGGGGTGATTTATCTGGTGTTTACCACGCTGTCGAACGGCGTGCTGTGGTGGCTTGAACGTCGCTACACGGTGGGTGTGAAAAGGGCAGAGCTATGA
- the argT gene encoding lysine/arginine/ornithine ABC transporter substrate-binding protein ArgT, producing the protein MKKRVLALSLLLAMTSAASVFAAVPKTLRIGTDPTYPPFESKNAQGQLVGFDIDLANEICKRIHTKCNYVESDFDALIPSLKAKKIDAIISSLSITEKRQEEIAFSEKLYAANARLVAKKGSDLQPTIESLKGKNIGLLQGTTQETYANENWRPKGVTVTPYANQDLVYQDLNAGRIDAAFQDEVQASEGFLKQPVGKDYAFAGPAVKDDKIFGVGTGMGLRKDDADLKAAIDKAFDAMRKDGTYDKIAKKYFDFNVYGD; encoded by the coding sequence ATGAAAAAGCGAGTTCTGGCTCTTTCCCTGCTGCTGGCAATGACCAGCGCTGCGAGCGTGTTCGCTGCAGTACCGAAGACGCTGCGTATCGGGACTGACCCGACTTACCCGCCATTTGAATCCAAAAATGCGCAAGGCCAGTTAGTGGGTTTTGACATCGATCTGGCGAACGAAATTTGTAAGCGTATCCATACCAAATGCAATTACGTTGAAAGTGATTTCGATGCGCTGATCCCTTCGCTGAAAGCGAAGAAAATTGACGCCATCATCTCCTCTCTCTCTATCACGGAGAAACGTCAGGAAGAGATCGCCTTCTCAGAAAAACTGTATGCAGCTAACGCGCGTTTAGTCGCGAAAAAAGGGTCAGATTTACAACCGACCATTGAATCCTTGAAGGGCAAAAACATTGGCCTGCTGCAGGGCACCACTCAGGAAACTTACGCCAATGAAAACTGGCGTCCAAAAGGCGTCACCGTCACTCCTTACGCGAACCAGGATCTGGTGTATCAGGATCTGAATGCGGGTCGTATTGATGCGGCCTTCCAGGACGAAGTGCAGGCGAGCGAAGGCTTCCTGAAACAGCCTGTCGGTAAGGATTATGCGTTTGCTGGTCCAGCGGTGAAAGATGACAAAATCTTCGGTGTCGGTACCGGTATGGGCCTGCGCAAAGATGATGCCGATTTGAAAGCCGCTATCGATAAAGCGTTTGATGCCATGCGTAAAGATGGTACCTACGACAAAATTGCTAAGAAGTACTTTGATTTCAACGTATACGGCGATTAA
- the xylB gene encoding xylulokinase — MYLGIDIGTSELKALIINTQGEIVASQHATLSVQRPHPHWAEQDPERWWQACTDVLAGLRQQSPAAWSAVRAIGLSGQMHGAVLLDADGKVLRPCILWNDTRSAAQCEVLSKCYPQMMAISGNMIMPGFTAPKLRWVAEQEPEIFSRIDKVLLPKDYLRWRLTGHFVSEPSDAAGTLWLDVAQRDWSDELLAITGLTRAQMPELVEGCAVSGSLKPALASEWGLSTSVTVAGGGGDNAASAVGVGAVNPGDAFISLGTSGVIFVVNDRLQADPQSGVHAFCHALPGRWHQMSVMLSAASCLRWLCNLLAVSESQLMEEMAQLSAEQRRQAPLFLPYLSGERTPHNDPDASGSFFNLRHETPRALLGYAVIEGVAFGLADGLAVLGDAQHHIQQCSLTGGGARSTLWAQLIADVLQLPIVTHPASASGALGAARLAWLADGGYEQEVCLKPAVQARYQPDTAQAGVLQQRLRAFRELYIQQQWVRQLLPA; from the coding sequence ATGTATCTCGGTATCGATATTGGCACCTCTGAACTCAAGGCTCTGATCATCAACACGCAGGGTGAGATCGTGGCATCACAGCATGCAACCTTGAGTGTGCAACGCCCGCATCCTCATTGGGCAGAACAAGATCCCGAACGCTGGTGGCAAGCTTGCACCGACGTGCTGGCCGGTTTACGGCAGCAGTCACCGGCGGCATGGTCAGCGGTGCGCGCCATCGGCTTATCGGGCCAGATGCATGGTGCGGTGCTGCTGGACGCTGACGGCAAGGTGCTGCGTCCGTGCATCTTGTGGAACGACACGCGCAGTGCCGCGCAGTGTGAAGTGCTAAGCAAGTGCTATCCGCAGATGATGGCGATCAGCGGCAATATGATCATGCCGGGTTTCACCGCGCCAAAATTGCGCTGGGTGGCAGAGCAGGAGCCAGAGATCTTTAGCCGTATCGATAAGGTGTTGTTGCCGAAGGATTACCTGCGCTGGCGTCTCACCGGACATTTTGTCAGTGAACCTTCCGATGCCGCCGGCACGCTGTGGCTCGATGTGGCGCAGCGTGACTGGTCTGATGAACTGCTGGCGATCACCGGCCTGACGCGTGCACAGATGCCAGAACTGGTGGAAGGCTGCGCCGTCAGCGGCAGTCTGAAACCGGCGTTGGCGAGTGAGTGGGGCTTATCCACGTCGGTGACGGTGGCGGGCGGTGGTGGCGACAATGCCGCATCCGCGGTGGGTGTCGGGGCGGTTAATCCCGGCGATGCTTTTATTTCGTTGGGCACCTCCGGTGTGATTTTCGTGGTGAATGACCGTTTACAGGCCGATCCCCAATCCGGCGTGCATGCTTTCTGCCATGCGCTGCCGGGACGCTGGCATCAGATGAGCGTGATGCTCAGTGCAGCCAGTTGCCTGCGCTGGCTATGTAATCTGCTGGCGGTCAGCGAAAGTCAGTTAATGGAGGAGATGGCACAGCTCTCGGCTGAACAGCGACGCCAGGCCCCCCTTTTTCTGCCTTACCTTTCCGGTGAGCGGACTCCGCACAACGATCCCGATGCATCCGGTTCCTTCTTTAATCTGCGCCACGAAACCCCTCGTGCCTTATTGGGTTATGCCGTGATTGAAGGCGTGGCGTTTGGACTGGCGGATGGTCTCGCTGTGTTGGGTGATGCTCAGCATCACATTCAACAATGCAGCCTGACCGGCGGTGGCGCGCGCAGCACGCTTTGGGCGCAACTGATTGCTGATGTGCTGCAACTGCCGATAGTGACCCATCCAGCCAGTGCTTCGGGCGCGTTGGGTGCCGCGCGTCTGGCGTGGCTGGCGGATGGCGGATATGAACAAGAGGTGTGCCTGAAACCGGCTGTGCAAGCGCGTTATCAGCCCGATACGGCGCAAGCTGGGGTATTGCAACAGCGCTTGCGCGCGTTCCGCGAACTTTACATTCAACAGCAATGGGTACGCCAGTTGCTGCCTGCATAA
- the dedD gene encoding cell division protein DedD, producing MASKFQNRLVGTVILVAIGVIVLPGLLDGKKKHYKEEFAAIPLVPKPDDQQDSEMVPPVTQPLPAQPPEGAGAAQNPENAKATGNASNGSAQPAQNSEPTLVTPPPVHQQVKPVEQPKPKPIEQPKPKPVEQPKPKPVEQVKPKPVEQPKPVEQPKAVETPKQSEPEAAPAGQAYVVQLGALKNAAKVSEIVAQLRLSGYRAFTVPSTPVQGQITRIYVGPDASKAKLQSSLSELQSISGLGGVVKPYGTR from the coding sequence GTGGCAAGTAAGTTTCAAAATCGCTTAGTCGGGACCGTTATTCTGGTTGCGATTGGCGTCATTGTGTTGCCGGGCCTGTTGGACGGCAAGAAAAAACACTACAAGGAAGAGTTTGCGGCGATCCCGCTGGTGCCCAAACCTGACGATCAGCAAGACAGCGAAATGGTACCGCCGGTCACGCAACCGTTGCCTGCGCAACCGCCAGAAGGCGCCGGCGCGGCACAGAATCCGGAGAATGCGAAAGCCACGGGTAATGCCAGCAACGGCAGTGCCCAGCCTGCGCAGAACAGTGAGCCGACGCTGGTGACGCCACCGCCGGTGCATCAGCAGGTGAAGCCGGTTGAGCAACCGAAGCCCAAACCGATTGAACAACCCAAGCCGAAGCCAGTAGAACAGCCGAAGCCAAAACCTGTCGAGCAGGTAAAACCGAAACCGGTAGAGCAACCGAAGCCGGTTGAGCAGCCGAAAGCGGTTGAAACGCCGAAGCAGAGTGAGCCGGAAGCGGCGCCTGCAGGCCAGGCGTATGTGGTGCAACTCGGCGCGCTGAAGAATGCGGCCAAGGTGAGCGAGATCGTGGCGCAGCTGCGTCTCTCGGGCTATCGCGCCTTTACCGTGCCGTCAACGCCGGTGCAGGGACAAATCACCCGAATTTACGTGGGACCGGATGCGTCAAAAGCGAAGCTTCAGAGTTCACTGAGCGAGCTACAAAGCATTTCAGGCCTCGGTGGTGTGGTTAAACCGTATGGTACGCGTTAA
- a CDS encoding UbiX family flavin prenyltransferase: MKRLIIGISGASGAIYGVRLLQVLQPVADVETHLVLSPAARQTLTLETDYSLRDVQSLADVVHDVRDIASSISSGSFKTLGMAILPCSMKTLSGIVHSYSDSLLTRAADVVLKEQRKLVLCVRETPLHLGHLRMMTTAAEMGAMIMPPVPAFYHRPQRIEDLIDQTVNRVIDQFDIELPEDLFTRWHGA; encoded by the coding sequence ATGAAACGACTCATCATTGGAATTTCCGGCGCCAGCGGCGCGATCTACGGCGTACGACTGTTGCAGGTGCTGCAACCGGTGGCTGATGTGGAAACCCATTTGGTGCTGAGCCCTGCTGCACGACAAACGCTGACGCTGGAAACCGACTACAGCTTGCGTGATGTTCAGTCACTGGCAGACGTAGTGCATGATGTGCGTGATATTGCCTCCAGCATCTCTTCTGGATCGTTCAAGACGCTGGGCATGGCGATTCTGCCTTGTTCAATGAAAACGCTGTCAGGCATTGTGCACAGCTACAGCGACAGTCTGCTGACGCGAGCAGCGGATGTGGTGCTCAAAGAGCAACGAAAACTAGTCCTGTGCGTGCGTGAAACCCCGCTTCACCTTGGCCATTTGCGCATGATGACCACCGCCGCCGAGATGGGGGCGATGATCATGCCTCCGGTTCCTGCCTTCTATCATCGCCCGCAGCGCATTGAAGATCTGATTGATCAAACGGTCAACCGCGTTATCGATCAGTTCGATATTGAGCTTCCTGAAGACCTGTTTACCCGCTGGCATGGCGCATAA
- the cvpA gene encoding colicin V production protein gives MIWIDYVIIAVVGFSALVSLIRGFVREALSLVTWGCAFFVASHYYTYLAVWFTGFDDELVRNGIAIAVLFVATLIVGAIVNYVIGSLVEKTGLSGTDRVLGVCFGALRGVLIVSAMLFFLDTFTGFSKSPDWQQSQLIPQFSYIIRWFFDYLKSTSSFIPR, from the coding sequence ATGATCTGGATTGATTACGTCATTATTGCGGTAGTTGGTTTTTCGGCTCTGGTCAGCCTGATTCGTGGGTTTGTCCGTGAAGCCTTATCTCTCGTTACCTGGGGATGCGCGTTTTTTGTCGCCAGTCATTACTACACCTACCTTGCAGTCTGGTTTACAGGTTTTGACGACGAACTGGTTCGCAACGGCATCGCTATCGCGGTGTTATTCGTTGCCACCCTGATTGTGGGTGCCATCGTGAACTATGTGATCGGCTCGCTGGTGGAAAAAACTGGCTTGTCGGGAACCGACAGGGTGTTGGGGGTCTGTTTCGGGGCGTTGCGTGGCGTGCTGATTGTTTCCGCTATGCTCTTCTTCCTCGATACATTCACCGGCTTTTCTAAAAGCCCGGACTGGCAACAGTCGCAACTCATTCCCCAGTTCAGTTACATCATCAGGTGGTTTTTCGATTACCTGAAAAGCACGTCCAGTTTTATACCCCGGTAA